The segment ATAGCGGCGAAACCGACGATGGCAGCGACAAAGCTGAAATCATCAAGGCCGGTAACTCCTATGCTTCGCGCAATGTTTCCGGTACCGGCCCGTTTATCGTCACCGACCGTCGCCAAGGGGTCCGCGTTGACTTCAAACGCTTTGAAGATTACTGGGATACTGAAAGCGAAGGCAACGTTACCGACATCGTGCTGACGCCCATCGCTGAAAACGCATCACGAGTAGCTGCTCTGCTCTCCGGCGGCGTCGACTTTATTGATGCCGTACCGCCCAATGACTTGGATCGCGTAAGCGAAGCAGATGGTGTCAATCTCATTGAGATTGACGGCACGCGTATCATTGGCTTCCAGATGAACGAAGAGCGCGTTGAAGCCTTCCAGGATGCCCGCGTCCGCCAAGCGGTTGATTTGGCAATTAATCAGGAAGCCATTGCCGACCGTTTAATGCGTGGATTTGCTAACCCAGCGGGTCAATTCTCACCTGAGGGTTACTCAGGCCATAACCCAGACTTAACGCCGCGCTACGACATTGAGCGCGCCAAAGAGCTAATGGCCGAAGCGGGCTACGAAGACGGCTTTAGCGTTGAAATGATTGCACCTAATAACCGCTACGTTAACGATGCCCAGATTGCCCAGGCGGTCGCCAACATGCTGGCGCAAATCAATATTGACGTTGACCTGCGTACCATGCCGCTGGCCCAGTACTGGCCTGAGTACGATACCCGCCAGTCAGATATGGCGATGATCGGCTGGCACGCGGATACCGAAGATACCGCTAACTTCTTCCAGTATCTAACCTTCTGCTTTGATGAAGAGACGGGTGCTGGCCAGTACAACTACGGTGGCTACTGCAACGAAGAGATTGACGCACTGGTAACTGAAGCGGATAGCGAAACCGACCTAGAAAAACGCAATGAAATGCTGCGTGAAGCCGAAGCGATGCTCTATGAAGACACTGGTTTCATCATGTTGCATTGGCAGAACCTGGCTTATGCCGCGGCTGACGGCGTTGAAGCAGAGCCCGTTGTCAACGCTATCGACTTCCCCTACCTGGGTGACTTGGTGATTAATCGCAGCGATGACTAAGCATTAACACCGCTGATTAAGTGCCTTGCATTAAATCAAAAGAGTCACTTACGCATTAACCGCAAGGATGCTTCGCTCCCTAAGCGTTTAGGGGGCGAAGCCTTTTGTATGGCGGTTCTAGGCTGAGAGAACTCTGCATAACATGCCCCTACTTCCTTTGATGAACCCTTCACATAGGTGGCGTACGCCATGATTGCCTTTTTAATCAAGCGGCTGATGCACGCAATTTTGGTGATGTTTGTCATCAGCGTGCTGGCCTTCGCCATTCAGGATAACCTGGGTGACCCCGTACAGCAGATGGTTGGCCAGTCGGTGCCGGAAAGCGAGCGTGAAGCAATTCGCGAGCGTTTAGGCCTCAATGACCCCTTCCTGGTGCAGTACGTTCGTTTTGCTAAAAACGCCGTGCAAGGTGATTTTGGCTACTCGTACTTCTATCGCGAACCGGCGTTAGAAGTTATCGCTCGCCACTTACCCGCCACCCTGGAGCTGGTATTTGCTGCGACGTTGATTATTGTGCTGTTTTCAGTCCCTATAGGTGTGTACAGCGCTATCAAACCGCGCTCACCGATTTCACGCCTTTTTATGGGTGTGTCGATTGTCGGCATTTCGATTCCGGTGTTCTTGACCGCGATCGTACTAATTCAAATCTTCGCCATTGGCGTCACCGTCACGCTGTTCCCAGAAAGTACCGGCTGGGGCGCATGGCTAAACGACTTCTTCTCCACCGAAGGCAATATGCCTTCCTTCGGCCGTGGCTATGACCTCGTTAACGTGGTGGGTAACTGGGATACCAACCTAGCCACCTGGAACGGTTTGCAGCATCTCGTATTACCGGCGGTCTCATTGGCCTCGATTATGCTACCGCTGTTTATCCGCCTGATTCGTGCCGAAATGATGGAAGTCATGCAGTCGGAGTACGTGAAGTATGCCCGCGCGAAAGGGATCTCTATGCGCCGGGTTTATTTCGTTCACGCGCTCAAAAACACCATGCTGCCCGTTATTACCGTGGGGGGCGTGCAGATCGGCACCATGGTGGCCTACACCATTTTGACCGAGACCGTTTTCCAATGGCCTGGCATGGGCTTGATGTTTTTGGATGCTATAAACCGCGCCGATATTCCGCTGATTGTGACCTACCTGATGATTGTCGGCGTTATTTTTGTGGTCACCAATACGATTGTGGATCTGATCTACGGTCTGGTGAACCCC is part of the Halomonas alkaliantarctica genome and harbors:
- a CDS encoding ABC transporter permease; protein product: MIAFLIKRLMHAILVMFVISVLAFAIQDNLGDPVQQMVGQSVPESEREAIRERLGLNDPFLVQYVRFAKNAVQGDFGYSYFYREPALEVIARHLPATLELVFAATLIIVLFSVPIGVYSAIKPRSPISRLFMGVSIVGISIPVFLTAIVLIQIFAIGVTVTLFPESTGWGAWLNDFFSTEGNMPSFGRGYDLVNVVGNWDTNLATWNGLQHLVLPAVSLASIMLPLFIRLIRAEMMEVMQSEYVKYARAKGISMRRVYFVHALKNTMLPVITVGGVQIGTMVAYTILTETVFQWPGMGLMFLDAINRADIPLIVTYLMIVGVIFVVTNTIVDLIYGLVNPTVKLTGKPA
- a CDS encoding ABC transporter substrate-binding protein; amino-acid sequence: MTLKKTLLASVIGVVFAGTTLLPMAASAETLRIGYAADPETLDIHEQLSGGMLRFSHLAFDPLVRWTKDFEFEPRLATEWEQVDETTMRMTLREGVTFHSGNEFTAEDVVWTIERLKESPDYRAIFEPVASAEAVDDYTVEIVTSEPYPLLLNLATYIFPLDSKFYSGETDDGSDKAEIIKAGNSYASRNVSGTGPFIVTDRRQGVRVDFKRFEDYWDTESEGNVTDIVLTPIAENASRVAALLSGGVDFIDAVPPNDLDRVSEADGVNLIEIDGTRIIGFQMNEERVEAFQDARVRQAVDLAINQEAIADRLMRGFANPAGQFSPEGYSGHNPDLTPRYDIERAKELMAEAGYEDGFSVEMIAPNNRYVNDAQIAQAVANMLAQINIDVDLRTMPLAQYWPEYDTRQSDMAMIGWHADTEDTANFFQYLTFCFDEETGAGQYNYGGYCNEEIDALVTEADSETDLEKRNEMLREAEAMLYEDTGFIMLHWQNLAYAAADGVEAEPVVNAIDFPYLGDLVINRSDD